The following coding sequences are from one Melanotaenia boesemani isolate fMelBoe1 chromosome 19, fMelBoe1.pri, whole genome shotgun sequence window:
- the gtf3c5 gene encoding general transcription factor 3C polypeptide 5, whose translation MANEENGSSNHNEVTLNFTLKELSFSGPTEDAVPGSSSTLELSDKKLVCVEYPAVVSNVDKMLQTLGGEQTVSKTFADPNRRLELRFRPQDPFCHSACGNRLSSSNLLLKVRRLTRKKEPSDVKIQMDVVGIIGTTYKFQGMVDFQYLAVHSQGGNDSSLYDKIILRKTENQEFFEQPVPYFLPPAIFSRLDCPVDYYYRPDFLQKSSAAQRAVSKNFIGLNRARRPHNAIFVSFNEPTVPTKCLEAAKVNWTRCCLKESDREAEEQLKRMFGSRPIWSRNAVKANVNIHPDKLKLLLPVYAYYMVTGPWRSLWVRLGYDPRKSSESKKYQMLDFRIRCSSKHGYSLSDMLVKAKRSALNYSLPITVNKTGPQPASVMDIPVQECPSTSRDPVPATHQLKESSYIFREGMLPPHRQMFYQLCDLDVDSIKEVIEQNSGQEELCDERDGWCVLGTTDKLRDIISGMIKKITRAQKPALPKVTGKRQRKMRNVDAEDDEDIQEEEFENKEDDEDEEDEFQPSEGSENEMETEILDYM comes from the exons ATGGCAAACGAAGAAAATGGTTCGTCGAATCACAACGAGGTGACCTTAAATTTCACTTTGAAAGAACTGAGTTTTTCCGGTCCGACTGAAGATGCGGTACCGGGAAGCTCGTCCACGTTAGAGCTGTCGGACAAGAAACTGGTGTGTGTGGAGTATCCGGCGGTGGTCAGCAACGTTGACAAGATGCTGCAGACTCTGGGTGGCGAGCAAACAGTATCCAAA ACCTTTGCTGACCCCAACAGGCGTCTGGAGTTGCGTTTCCGACCTCAGGACCCTTTCTGTCACTCTGCATGTGGAAACCGCCTGTCGTCAAGCAACCTCCTTCTCAAAGTGCGACGGCTGACGCGTAAAAAAGAACCCAGCGATGTCAAGATCCAAATGGATGTAGTTGGAATCATAGGAACAACTTACAAATTCCAAG GTATGGTAGACTTTCAGTACCTCGCTGTGCATTCACAGGGTGGAAACGACTCATCTTTATATGACAAAATAATCCTCCGCAAGACTGAGAATCAGGAGTTCTTCGAGCAGCCTGTGCCTTACTTCCTCCCTCCGGCCATCTTCTCGCGTCTCGACTGTCCTGTGGATTATTACTACCGGCCTGACTTCCTGCAAAAATCATCAGCTGC ACAAAGGGCTGTCAGCAAGAACTTCATTGGTTTGAATCGTGCTCGTCGGCCCCACAACGCCATCTTTGTCAGCTTTAATGAACCCACCGTGCCCACGAAATGCCTGGAGGCAGCTAAGGTTAACTGGACTCGGTGCTGTCTAAAGGAATCGGACAGGGAGGCTGAAGAGCAGCTAAAAAGG ATGTTTGGGAGCCGGCCCATCTGGTCACGGAACGCAGTCAAGGCCAATGTCAACATCCACCCTGATAaactgaagctgctgctgcccgTCTATGCCTACTACATG GTGACAGGACCTTGGAGAAGCCTGTGGGTGAGGCTGGGCTATGACCCCCGAAAGAGCTCAGAATCCAAGAAATACCAGATGCTGGATTTCAGGATCCGCTGTAGCTCCAAGCACG GCTATTCGCTATCCGACATGCTGGTGAAAGCCAAGAGGAGCGCCCTTAACTACAGTCTGCCAATCACAGTTAACAAAACAG gtcCCCAGCCTGCTAGTGTGATGGATATTCCCGTTCAAGAATGCCCCAGTACCAGTCGGGATCCAGTTCCAGCCACACACCAGCTGAAG GAGTCGTCCTACATTTTCAGAGAAGGCATGCTGCCGCCGCACCGACAAATGTTCTACCAGCTCTGTGATTTGGACGTGGACAG CATCAAAGAGGTGATCGAGCAGAACAGCGGTCAGGAGGAGCTCTGCGACGAGCGTGATGGCTGGTGTGTTCTCGGCACCACTGACAAGCTGAGGGATATAATCTCAGGCATGATTAAGAAGATCACACGAGCTCAGAAACCAG CATTGCCCAAAGTTACTGGAAAAAGACAGCGGAAAATGAGAAATGTGGATGCAGAGGATGATGAGGACATACAGGAGGAAGAGTTTGAGAACaaggaggatgatgaggatgaggaagacGAATTTCAGCCATCTGAAGGAAGTGAAAATGAGATGGAGACAGAAATTCTTGACTATATGTGA
- the cel.2 gene encoding carboxyl ester lipase, tandem duplicate 2 produces the protein MAMLGILTAAAVFLQTVSAASLGVVTTEGGKVKGKSIYLGLIRRMDVFKGIPFADIPGRFEKPKPHPGWDGILKTTEYRPRCLQLNLIQTDTRGSEDCLYLNIWVPHGSSVSTNLPVMVWIYGGGFLIGGSMGANFLDNYLYSGQEIADRGNVIVVTLGYRVGALGFLSTGDSDLPGNYGLWDQQAAIAWVHRNIKAFGGDPNNITLFGESAGGASVSFQTLTPHNKGLIKRAISQSGVGLCPWAINKNPRKFAEEVALKVNCPTNEKMAACLKMTDPEVLTMAGSLSMTSSPDSPLVYNLVLSPVVDGDFFPDEPGNLFHNAAEIDFIAGVNDMDGHLFTGLDVPSVNSHLVDTSIEDVKRLLGALTQEKGSLGLDNAYSTYSLDWGSSPSRETIKKTVVAIETDYIFLIPTQAALYLHSDHATTGRTYSYIFSEPNRMGGLIMPYPGWMGADHADDLQYVFGKPFTTPLGYWPRHRNLSRYIIAYWTNFAKTGDPNKGDMKVPATWPEFTSTGHQYLELHSKMDKNYVGQKLRMRFVHFWTSVLPNLPTIFSE, from the exons ATGGCAATGCTTGGGATATtgacagctgctgctgtgtttctgcagaCAGTCTCTGCCGCCTCT cTCGGGGTTGTTACCACCGAGGGAGGGAAGGTGAAGGGTAAAAGCATTTACCTTGGGCTCATCCGTCGCATGGACGTCTTTAAGGGGATTCCCTTTGCTGATATCCCCGGGAGATTTGAGAAGCCAAAGCCTCACCCTGGCTGGGATG GTATTCTGAAGACCACTGAGTACAGGCCGAGATGTCTTCAGCTGAACCTTATCCAAACTGACACCAGAGGCAGCGAGGACTGTCTTTATCTTAACATCTGGGTTCCTCATGGCAGCTCAG TGTCCACCAATCTGCCTGTTATGGTCTGGATCTACGGTGGGGGCTTCTTGATTGGAGGCTCCATGGGAGCCAACTTTCTGGACAACTATTTGTACAGCGGACAGGAAATCGCAGATAGAGGGAATGTTATTGTGGTTACACTGGGATACCGTGTTGGAGCTCTGGGCTTCCTGAGCACAGGAGACTCTGACTTGCCTG GAAACTACGGTCTGTGGGATCAGCAGGCTGCCATTGCCTGGGTGCACAGAAATATTAAAGCATTTGGAGGAGACCCTAACAACATCACTCTCTTTGGAGAGTCTGCTGGTGGAGCTAGTGTTAGTTTTCAG ACTCTTACTCCTCACAACAAAGGTCTCATCAAGAGAGCCATCTCTCAGAGTGGTGTTGGTCTTTGCCCTTGGGCGATCAACAAAAACCCTCGCAAATTTGCAGAGGAG GTTGCTCTTAAGGTTAACTGCCCCACGAATGAAAAAATGGCTGCCTGTCTAAAGATGACCGATCCTGAGGTCCTGACAATGGCGGGTTCACTCAGTATGACCAGCTCCCCTGACT CCCCCCTTGTATACAACCTGGTCCTGTCTCCTGTGGTTGATGGCGACTTCTTCCCGGATGAGCCTGGCAACTTGTTTCACAATGCTGCCGAGATTGACTTTATTGCTGGAGTCAATGACATGGACGGGCATCTCTTCACTGGTTTGGATGTTCCGTCTGTCAATTCTCATCTGGTGGACACCTCTAT TGAGGATGTGAAGAGGCTCTTGGGTGCCTTGACTCAGGAGAAAGGCAGTCTTGGTTTGGACAACGCCTATTCCACATACAGCTTAGATTGGGGATCGAGTCCCAGCAGGGAGACCATCAAGAAAACTGTTGTGGCCATTGAAACGGACTACATTTTCCTGATCCCTACACAGGCTGCCCTTTATCTTCATTCTGACCATGCCAC AACTGGACGCACCTACTCCTATATCTTTTCTGAGCCCAACCGTATGGGTGGCCTTATCATGCCCTACCCCGGCTGGATGGGAGCCGACCATGCCGACGATCTGCAGTATGTGTTCGGAAAGCCATTCACCACACCCCTTGGATACTGGCCTCGCCATCGCAATCTCTCCCGCTACATTATTGCCTACTGGACCAACTTTGCCAAAACTGG AGATCCTAACAAAGGAGACATGAAAGTGCCTGCTACCTGGCCAGAATTCACGAGCACAGGACACCAGTACTTAGAACTCCATTCTAAGATGGACAAGAACTACGTGGGACAGAAGTTGAGAATGCGCTTTGTGCATTTCTGGACCAGTGTTTTGCCCAACCTGCCCACAATTTTctcagagtaa